In Ovis aries strain OAR_USU_Benz2616 breed Rambouillet chromosome 14, ARS-UI_Ramb_v3.0, whole genome shotgun sequence, a single genomic region encodes these proteins:
- the SNAI3 gene encoding zinc finger protein SNAI3, translated as MPRSFLVKTHSSHRVPNYGQLETQRDTSGACSACGGLVVPFILPDKVAPSTSGDSPQPWDFTSVVAHVSLPLPTFLCNEEAGRASGPGPLEVSLEDPRAGRAPSAPLRDSVNHLNLPPLLALPTRWPSILNADGAQAPGCCLPGAERAPCTPGGFPCHKPFHAPAALAGHQQLHCHLQAQRCFTCKFCDKEYGSLGALKMHIRTHTLPCLCAVCGKAFSRPWLLQGHLRTHTGEKPYTCPHCSRAFADRSNLRAHLQTHSDTKKYRCKHCAKTFSRMALLARHEEAGCCTP; from the exons ATGCCGCGCTCCTTCCTCGTGAAGACGCACTCCAGCCACAGAGTCCCCAACTACGGGCAGCTGGAGACGCAGAGAG ATACCAGTGGTGCCTGTTCAGCCTGTGGAGGGCTGGTGGTGCCCTTCATCCTCCCAGACAAGGTGGCCCCGTCCACATCTGGCGACTCTCCCCAGCCCTGGGACTTCACCTCCGTCGTTGCCCatgtctccctgcccctccccacgtTCCTGTGTAATGAGGAAGCTGGCAGGGCCTCGGGGCCAGGCCCCCTGGAAGTCAGCCTGGAGGACCCTCGGGCTGGCCGGGCCCCCAGCGCACCTCTCAGAGACAGTGTGAACCACCTCAACCTGCCTCCGCTGCTGGCTCTGCCCACGCGCTGGCCCTCGATCCTGAACGCAGATGGGGCCCAGGCTCCTGGCTGCTGCCTGCCGGGGGCTGAGCGGGCCCCCTGCACCCCGGGGGGCTTCCCCTGCCACAAGCCCTTCCACGCGCCGGCCGCCTTGGCCGGGCATCAGCAGCTACACTGCCACCTGCAGGCCCAGCGCTGCTTTACCTGCAAGTTCTGCGACAAGGAGTACGGCAGCCTGGGCGCCCTCAAGATGCACATCCGCACGCACACGCTGCCCTGCCTCTGCGCCGTCTGCGGCAAGGCCTTCTCCAGGCCCTGGCTGCTCCAGGGCCACCTCCGGACCCACACAG GTGAGAAGCCCTACACCTGCCCTCACTGCAGCAGGGCCTTCGCCGACCGCTCCAACCTGCGGGCCCACCTACAGACGCACTCGGACACCAAGAAGTATCGGTGTAAACACTGCGCTAAGACCTTCTCCCGCATGGCGCTCCTGGCGCGGCATGAGGAGGCTGGCTGCTGCACCCCCTGA